A genomic window from Cyprinus carpio isolate SPL01 chromosome B9, ASM1834038v1, whole genome shotgun sequence includes:
- the LOC109096741 gene encoding splicing factor 3B subunit 1 isoform X2 has protein sequence MQVRTYMDVMKEQHLSKEEREIRLQMLEKAKSGELKAVNGSAASQAAAAKRKRRWDQTADHTPSNTTPRKVSSWDQADGGSDTPGHTPSNSRWDETPGRAKGSETPGATPSTRMWEPTPSHTPAGAATPGRDTPGHATPGHGGATSSVRKNRWDETPKTERETPGHGSGWAETPRTDRGDESVGETPTPGASKRKSRWDETPASQMGSSTPLLTPGKTPLGTPAMNMATPTPGHLMSMTPEQLQAWRWEREIDERNRPLTDEELDAMFPEGYKVLPPPAGYVPIRTPARKLAATPTPIGGMTGFHMQTEDRSMKQVNDQPSGNLPFLKPDDIQYFDKLLVEVDESTLSPEEQKERKIMKLLLKIKNGTPPMRKAALRQITDKAREFGAGPLFNQILPLLMSPTLEDQERHLLVKVIDRILYKLDDLVRPYVHKILVVIEPLLIDEDYYARVEGREIISNLAKAAGLATMISTMRPDIDNMDEYVRNTTARAFAVVASALGIPSLLPFLKAVCKSKKSWQARHTGIKIVQQIAILMGCAILPHLRSLVEIIEHGLVDEQQKVRTISALAIAALAEAATPYGIESFDSVLKPLWKGIRQHRGKGLAAFLKAIGYLIPLMDAEYANYYTREVMLILIREFQSPDEEMKKIVLKVVKQCCGTDGVEANYIKTEILPPFFKHFWQHRMALDRRNYRQLVDTTVELANKVGAAEIISRIVDDLKDEAEQYRKMVMETIEKIMGNLGAADIDHKLEEQLIDGILYAFQEQTTEDSVMLNGFGTVVNALGKRVKPYLPQICGTVLWRLNNKSAKVRQQAADLISRTAVVMKTCQEEKLMGHLGVVLYEYLGEEYPEVLGSILGALKAIVNVIGMHKMTPPIKDLLPRLTPILKNRHEKVQENCIDLVGRIADRGAEYVSAREWMRICFELLELLKAHKKAIRRATVNTFGYIAKAIGPHDVLATLLNNLKVQERQNRVCTTVAIAIVAETCSPFTVLPALMNEYRVPELNVQNGVLKSLSFLFEYIGEMGKDYIYAVTPLLEDALMDRDLVHRQTASAVVQHMSLGVYGFGCEDSLNHLLNYVWPNVFETSPHVIQAVMGALEGLRVAIGPCRMLQYCLQGLFHPARKVRDVYWKIYNSIYIGSQDALIAHYPLVYNDEKNSYVRYELEYFL, from the exons agagaGATCAGGCTGCAGATGCTAGAGAAAGCTAAATCTGGAGAGCTGAAAGCGGTGAACGGCTCTGCTGCATCTCAGGCTGCTGCGGCCAAACGCAAACGACGCTGGGATCAGACAGCTGACCACACCCCCAGCAACACCACACCCAGAAAAGTGTCCAGCTGGGACCAGGCAGATGGAGGTTCTGAT ACACCAGGCCACACACCTTCCAACAGTCGCTGGGATGAGACACCTGGCCGCGCCAAAGGTAGCGAGACCCCAGGAGCTACTCCGAGCACCCGTATGTGGGAACCCACACCAAGCCACACCCCAGCTGGAGCTGCCACGCCAGGTCGAGACACCCCTGGACATGCCACTCCTGGCCACGGAGGGGCCACTTCCAGTGTGCGCAAGAACCGCTGGGATGAGACACCAAAGACAGAGAGAG agacaCCCGGTCATGGAAGTGGCTGGGCTGAGACTCCACGTACAGACAGAGGAGATGAGTCAGTGGGTGAGACACCCACCCCAGGTGCAAGCAAGAGGAAGTCAAGATGGGATGAAACACCAGCCAGTCAGATGGGCTCTTCAACTCCTCTGCTCACCCCTGGAAAAACCCCTCTGGGCACACCTGCTATGAATATGGCCACACCCACTCCAG GTCACCTGATGAGCATGACTCCAGAACAGCTGCAGGCTTGGCGCTGGGAGCGAGAGATTGACGAGAGGAATCGCCCATTGACTGATGAGGAACTTGATGCCATGTTTCCAGAAGGATACAAA GTACTGCCGCCACCAGCAGGCTATGTACCCATCCGCACCCCAGCACGTAAGTTAGCTGCCACCCCCACCCCCATCGGAGGCATGACTGGCTTCCACATGCAAACAGAGGACAGATCTATGAAACAAGTCAACGATCAGCCCTCCGGAAACCTGCCCTTCCTCAAGCCAGATGACATCCAGTACTTTGATAAACTGCTG GTCGAAGTTGACGAGTCCACCCTCAGTCCAGAAGAACAGAAGGAGCGCAAGATCATGAAGCTGCTCCTCAAGATCAAGAATGGAACGCCTCCTATGAGGAAG GCTGCTCTTCGTCAAATCACAGACAAAGCCAGAGAGTTTGGTGCAGGACCCCTCTTTAACCAGATCCTGCCGTTGTTGATGTCTCCTACACTGGAGGACCAGGAGCGTCATCTCTTGGTGAAAGTCATTGACCGTATCCTCTACAAACTTGATGACTTGGTTCGACCATATGTCCACAAG ATTCTTGTGGTGATTGAGCCCTTGCTTATTGATGAAGATTACTATGCTAGAGTAGAGGGTAGAGAGATCATCTCCAACTTGGCAAAG GCTGCTGGTCTGGCCACTATGATCTCTACCATGAGGCCTGATATTGACAACATGGACGAGTATGTGAGAAACACGACAGCTCGTGCTTTTGCTGTTGTAGCGTCTGCCCTGGGCATTCCATCTCTCCTGCCTTTCCTCAAGGCTGTTTGCAAGAGCAAGAAATCCTGGCAGGCTCGTCACACGGGTATCAAGATCGTACAGCAGATCGCTATTCTCATGGGCTGTGCTATCCTGCCCCATCTCCGCAGCTTGGTGGAGATTATCGAGCATG gtCTCGTGGATGAGCAGCAGAAAGTGCGAACGATTAGTGCCCTGGCTATTGCTGCCCTGGCTGAAGCTGCTACACCATACGGTATCGAGTCCTTTGATTCTGTGCTGAAACCTCTTTGGAAAGGTATCAGGCAACACAGAGGCAAG GGTCTTGCTGCCTTCTTGAAAGCTATTGGGTACTTGATTCCTCTTATGGATGCTGAATACGCCAACTATTACACCAGAGAAGTGATGCTTATCCTTATTCGAGAGTTCCAGTCACCTGATGAGGAAATGAAGAAGATTGTCCTCAAG GTGGTGAAGCAGTGCTGTGGCACAGATGGTGTGGAAGCCAATTACATTAAAACAGAGATTTTGCCCCCCTTCTTCAAACATTTCTGGCAGCACAGAATGGCATTGGATAGGCGCAACTACAGACAG TTAGTGGACACTACAGTGGAGCTGGCCAATAAGGTAGGAGCAGCTGAGATTATCTCCCGTATCGTGGATGACTTGAAGGATGAAGCTGAGCAGTACAGAAAAATGGTCATGGAGACAATTGAGAAAATTATGGGCAACCTTGGTGCCGCTGACATCGATCACAAACTGGAGGAGCAGCTAATTGATGGAATCCTGTACGCCTTCCAGGAACAGACCACTGAG GACTCTGTGATGCTCAATGGCTTTGGTACGGTGGTGAATGCTCTGGGTAAGAGAGTTAAACCGTACTTGCCTCAGATCTGCGGTACAGTGCTTTGGCGTCTCAACAACAAATCCGCCAAAGTCCGTCAACAGGCCGCTGACCTGATTTCTCGCACAGCGGTGGTCATGAAGACATGTCAAGAG GAAAAGCTGATGGGGCATTTGGGTGTGGTGTTGTATGAGTATCTGGGAGAAGAATATCCAGAAGTGCTGGGTAGCATTCTTGGAGCCCTTAAAGCTATTGTCAATGTTATTG GTATGCACAAGATGACACCACCTATCAAAGACTTGCTTCCACGTTTGACTCCAATCTTGAAGAACAGACATGAGAAGGTGCAGGAGAACTGCATTGATCTAGTGGGCAGAATCGCTGACAG GGGTGCAGAGTATGTGTCTGCCAGGGAATGGATGCGCATCTGTTTTGAATTGCTAGAGTTGTTGAAAGCCCACAAGAAGGCCATTCGCAGAGCTACTGTCAATACTTTCGGCTACATCGCCAAGGCCATTGG TCCTCACGATGTGCTGGCCACGCTACTCAACAATCTGAAGGTGCAGGAGCGTCAGAACCGTGTGTGCACAACGGTAGCCATCGCTATCGTGGCCGAGACGTGTTCGCCGTTCACCGTGCTTCCTGCGTTGATGAACGAGTACCGTGTTCCTGAACTTAACGTTCAGAACGGTGTCCTGAAGTCTCTGTCCTTCCTGTTCGAGTACATCGGTGAAATGGGCAAAGATTACATCTATGCCGTCACACCTTTGTTGGAGGATGCTCTAATGGACAG GGATCTTgtacacagacagacagctagtGCTGTGGTGCAGCATATGTCTCTGGGAGTGTATGGCTTTGGCTGTGAAGATTCTCTCAATCATTTGCTTAACTATGTGTGGCCAAACGTCTTCGAAACGTCCCCTCATGTTATCCAAGCTGTCATGGGGGCCCTTGAGGGTCTGCGGGTGGCAATTGGACCCTGCCGCATGCTGCAGTATTGCTTGCAG GGTTTGTTCCATCCAGCTCGCAAAGTGCGTGATGTGTACTGGAAGATCTACAACTCCATCTATATCGGCTCCCAGGATGCACTGATCGCACATTATCCTCTTGTCTACAATGATGAGAAGAACTCATACGTTCGCTATGAGCTGGAGTACTTCCTGTGA
- the LOC109096743 gene encoding LOW QUALITY PROTEIN: serine/threonine-protein phosphatase 6 regulatory ankyrin repeat subunit B-like (The sequence of the model RefSeq protein was modified relative to this genomic sequence to represent the inferred CDS: inserted 2 bases in 1 codon) codes for MAVLKLVDQPPLVQAIFNGDPDEIRVLICKSEDVNALDTEKRAPLHAAAFLGDAEITELLIMSGARVNAKDNMWLTPLHRAVASRSEEAVRVLIRHSADVNARDKNWQTPLHVAAANKALRCAEVIIPLLSSVNVSDRGGRTALHHAALNGHTEMVSLLLAKGANINAFDKKDCRALHWAAYMGHLDVVCLLVSQGAEISCKDKRGYTPLHAAASNGQIAVVKHLLSLAVEIDEANAFGNTALHVACFNGQDAVVSELIDYGANVSQPNNKGFTPLHFAAASTHGALCLEFLVNSGADVNVQSRDGKSPLHLTAVHGRFTRSQTLIQNGGEIDCVDKDGNTPLHVAARYGHELLINTLITSGADCTRRGVHGMFPLHLAALNAHADCCRKLLSSGFQIDTPDNLGRTCLHAAAAGGNVECVKLLLSSGADHNRRDKHGRTPLHYAAASRHFQCLETLVSCGTCINATDQWGRSAVHYAAASDLDRRRRVVLEPESDGVQAEREKEAALCLEFLLQNGAAPSLKDKQGYSAVHYAAAYGHRHCLKLLLDRDENQQDEMENSQTRSPLHLAAYHGHAQALEVLLEGHCEVDQGDEVGRTPLALAALRGHTDCALTLLNHGASPRSKDTLRGRTPIHLAVMNGHTSCVRLLLEDSDNADLVDTADSQGQTPLMLAVMGGHVDAVSLLLEREASVDLADDHGLTALHLGLLCGQEECVQSLVELEASVLQGDSRGRTAIHLAAARGHASWLSELLNIACSEPPIPPLRDNQGYTPLHWACYYGHEGCVEVLLEQRDFRHFDGNPFTPLHCAVVNDHETCANLLLEAMGSKIATCKDSKGRTPLHAAAFAGHIDCVQLLLAHSASVDEVDQSGCSALIMAAEKGRVEVVEALLTSANVNLNLTDQKGNTALHLACSNGMEECALLILGKLPDSALVATNAALQTPLHLAARSGMKQTVQELLSRGASVQVLDENGLTPALACAPSREVADCLXLILATMMPFCSPCSSGAPSPGALLKSLPRQAKSPRSPRDPSGPSSEGTTTENDSDSETF; via the exons ATGGCTGTTCTTAAACTAGTCGACCAG CCACCCCTCGTCCAAGCCATCTTTAATGGAGACCCCGATGAGATTCGTGTGCTCATATGTAAATCAGAAGATGTCAATGCACTG GACACTGAGAAGCGAGCTCCACTTCATGCAGCAGCCTTCCTCGGAGATGCTGAGATCACAGAGCTCCTCATTATGTCAG GGGCACGGGTCAATGCCAAAGACAACATGTGGTTGACTCCACTACACAGGGCAGTGGCATCACGTAGCGAG GAGGCTGTTCGCGTGTTGATCCGTCATTCTGCCGATGTTAACGCACGGGATAAGAACTGGCAGACTCCGTTGCATGTCGCTGCCGCCAACAAGGCTCTGCGCTGTGCTGAGGTCATCATCCCGCTCCTGAGCAGCGTCAACGTTTCAGATCGTGGGGGACGCACCGCCCTGCACCACGCTGCCCTTAATGGGCACACAGAG ATGGTTAGTCTTCTCCTGGCCAAGGGTGCCAATATCAATGCCTTTGACAAGAAAGACTGCCGTGCACTGCACTGGGCGGCATATATGG GTCACTTAGATGTAGTGTGTTTACTGGTGAGCCAAGGGGCTGAGATCAGCTGCAAGGACAAGAGAGGATACACACCTCTACATGCTGCTGCTTCTAACGGTCAGATCGCTGTGGTGAAACACCTGCTCAGCCTAGCTGTAGAG ATCGATGAAGCCAATGCCTTTGGGAACACAGCGCTGCATGTGGCCTGCTTTAATGGACAAGATGCCGTAGTCAGTGAGCTGATCGACTACGGTGCTAATGTCAGTCAGCCGAATAACAAGGGCTTCACACCTCTGCACTTTGCTGCTGCATCCACTCATGGTGCCCTGTGTCTGGAGTTCCTGGTCAACAGCGGAGCTGACGTCAACGTCCAA AGTCGTGATGGGAAAAGCCCTCTTCATCTGACGGCAGTTCATGGACGATTCACACGCTCCCAGACGCTCATCCAAAACG GTGGAGAGATTGACTGTGTGGATAAGGATGGAAACACTCCGCTGCATGTCGCTGCTCGATATGGCCATGAACTTTTAATAAACACTCTAATCACAAGTGGAGCTGACTGCACCAG AAGAGGAGTACATGGCATGTTTCCTTTGCATCTGGCTGCTCTGAATGCTCATGCCGACTGCTGCCGGAAGCTTCTCTCCTCAG GCTTCCAAATCGATACGCCAGACAACCTGGGGAGGACGTGTCTGCATGCCGCAGCTGCGGGCGG TAATGTGGAATGTGTGAAGCTATTGCTCAGCAGTGGAGCTGATCATAACCGCAGGGACAAACATGGAAG GACCCCTCTACACTATGCGGCAGCTAGTCGACACTTTCAGTGCCTGGAGACTTTGGTGTCCTGCGGTACCTGCATTAATGCCACTGACCAGTGGGGGCGCTCTGCTGTGCACTACGCTGCTGCTTCTGACCTGGACAGGAG GCGGCGTGTGGTCCTGGAACCAGAGAGTGACGGAGTTCAAGCTGAGAGGGAGAAGGAGGCAGCTCT gTGTCTTGAGTTCCTGTTGCAGAATGGTGCTGCCCCATCACTCAAAGATAAACAAGGTTACAGTGCTGTTCATTATGCTGCAGCGTATGGCCACAGACACTGTCTGAAACTG CTTTTGGACAGAGATGAGAACCAACAAGATGAGATGGAGAACAGCCAAACCAGAAGCCCGTTGCATCTGGCC GCGTACCACGGTCACGCACAGGCTCTAGAAGTGCTCTTGGAGGGTCACTGCGAGGTGGATCAGGGGGATGAGGTGGGTCGGACTCCACTGGCGCTTGCTGCCCTCAGGGGCCACACTGACTGCGCTCTCACGCTTCTGAACCATGGGGCCTCGCCGAGAAGCAAAGATACTCTCCGAGGACGTACACCGATCCACCTTGCAG TAATGAATGGTCATACCTCATGTGTGCGCCTCCTGCTGGAAGACTCTGATAATGCAGATCTGGTAGATACAGCGGACTCTCAGGGACA aacCCCTCTAATGCTGGCAGTAATGGGGGGTCATGTGGATGCTGTGTCTCTTCTATTGGAGCGTGAGGCCAGTGTGGACTTGGCTGATGATCATGGACTGACTGCTCTGCACCTGGGG ctctTGTGTGGACAGGAGGAATGTGTTCAGTCGCTGGTTGAGCTAGAGGCATCTGTGCTGCAGGGGGACTCCAGGGGTCGGACAGCCATCCACCTGGCTGCAGCGAGGGGTCACGCATCCTGGTTGAGTGAATTGCTCAATATTGCGTGTTCTGAACCCCCGATACCTCCATTAAGAGACAACCAGGGATACACACCCTTACACTGGGCCTGTTACTATG GTCATGAGGGTTGTGTGGAGGTCCTACTCGAACAAAGAGATTTTCGTCACTTTGATGGGAACCCCTTCACCCCACTACACTGTGCTGT GGTCAATGACCATGAGACCTGTGCCAACCTTTTATTAGAAGCCATGGGATCAAAGATTGCAACTTGCAAAGACTCCAAGGGCAG GACACCTCTCCACGCAGCTGCATTTGCTGGCCACATAGACTGTGTTCAGCTGCTCCTTGCCCATAGTGCTTCTGTGGATGAGGTTGACCAATCAGGGTGCAGTGCCCTGATTATGGCAGCGGAGAAAGGAAGAGTCGAAGTCGTAG AAGCTCTACTTACTAGTGCCAATGTGAACCTCAATCTGACTGACCAGAAGGGCAATACAGCTCTCCATCTAGCCTGCAGTAAC GGAATGGAGGAATGTGCATTGCTCATTCTCGGAAAACTTCCAGACTCTGCCCTCGTCGCTACAAACGCTGCACTGCAAAC ACCTCTGCATTTGGCTGCTCGCAGCGGGATGAAGCAGACAGTGCAAGAACTGCTCTCTCGTGGGGCCAGTGTTCAAGTGCTAGATGAGAACG GTCTCACCCCTGCTCTGGCTTGCGCTCCCAGCAGGGAAGTGGCTGACTGCCT GCTCATTCTGGCTACCATGATGCCTTTCTGCTCCCCTTGCAGCTCTGGAGCTCCTTCGCCAGGCGCCCTGCTGAAATCTCTGCCCCGCCAGGCCAAGAGCCCCCGCAGTCCAAGGGACCCCTCCGGCCCCTCCAGCGAGGGCACAACCACTGAAAACGACTCGGACTCAGAGACGTTTTGA